Part of the Macrobrachium rosenbergii isolate ZJJX-2024 chromosome 2, ASM4041242v1, whole genome shotgun sequence genome is shown below.
aggtcattcagcgcagaaacggaaattggcagtaaggtGGTTTGATAGGTGTGACGGAAGGaggacctcgcagttgcactgtgaaacaattgttggtaCAGTAGAGggggttggaaagtcagatggaagaaagaagctTTGAATTAGGAAGCGAATCAAGGGACTATGCAGTCTGTTAAACACACGAGTACTCCTGAATGCTTTCCAAAGCCTGCTGGGTTCTGTGAGGCAGCCGTTGTAAAATCCGGTGGCCGCTCATTTATGAAAGGGAGTGGAGTGCAGCAAATGTCGAGCGAGATCATTGTCTTAAGGTATACAGTGATGATTTGATGATGAACTTTAGTTTCTCTACTCAAAGGATTGGTCAtcaggggggggggagagagagagagagagagagagagagagagagagagagagagagagagagagagagagagagagagagagttttaaagatCAAGACTGCCAAAGGCTCAAAACAAgggtaatcacacacacacacagaaagagagggaaagagagagagagagagagagagagagagaggtgggggcggaTTTTAAGATCAAGACTCTTAAAGGCTCAAAACAAGggtaataattgagagagagagagagagagagagagagagagagagagagagagagagagagagagaggagagagagagagagagagagagagagagagagagtttaaagtcCGTCAAAGGCTCAAAACAAaggtaatcagagagagagagagagagagagagagagagagagagagagagagagagatttggtgccTTTCTCTTTATcggtactagagagagagagagagagagagagagagagagagagagagagagagagagagagagagagagaatttttctttatcgGTACTGACGCTGCTCCTGCTATGGTCTTCAGCACAATTATCACTTCATCTGCTAAATAAAGTTTCAATGAGTTCATGTTTTGCGTTAGTCTGTCTTTATGTGTCAGTAACCTCAAGAGGAACAGATCTTGAAAAATGTATAATCATTCTCTGGATAACCTCCTATGGCTAGTTAACTTTTTTGGATAAAGTATTCGTGGAAGTGTACTGGTCAAAAGGTCACTGAATATTTGACCATGGGATGTCTTTTATTGTTACTCCCGttactagcggatccagaaaaatttcattggggcgccactaattttcattatatatattatttctataatagatcttttattttttcctgttttatatttctcatttacgttGCTATTATCTAAATcgtcaatattattttgtcattatttttcattggtggggccacgtgcccaggtgccaaaCCCCCGATCCGCTATAGTGGCCCCCCGGCTGGCAAGACTTCAGGTTGTTACGGGTTTACTTAACACCATTTCTTGACTGCGGCATTTCCCATCTTCATCTCCTTTGCTTTAAACGGTGGAACTTTCTCATCTTTCGGACTCCATTTCTTGTCAATTGGTATTAATTAGGTGATTGGGTAAATGAAATGAAGTTCCTTAATGGTGTTCAAAGTGAATATTAGGCTACCTATTATAATGAGATTTTCGACAGCAAAAGTAGGCACAATAGATCTTGGCACAATCAAGGTACGTCTCTTTCCTTTTGCAtttcttagtttttatatatatatatatttatatatatatatatatatatatatatatatatatatatatatatatatatatatatatatatatatatattaatatttgtcacatacacaattgttctgggcattagtagaattactgaaaggatctcattcaaactggatggtatctaatggtgtatttattcagaaaaaagttacaagctttcttggacaaacagtccgtATTAttaagtatccgtacaatgaccaaaCGCGTAGtccagtggtatatatatatatatatatatatatatatatatatatatatatatatatatatatatatatatatatatatatataaattgatctGTGGTAAATTAACGAGTTaccacatcaatatatatatatatatatatatatatatatatatatatatatatatatatatatatatatatatatatatatatatatatatatatatatatatatatatatatatatatatatatatatatatatatatatatatatatatatatatatatatatatatatatatacatatatatatatatacatatatatacatatacatatatatatatatatatatatacatatatatatacatatacatatatacatatacatatacatatatatatatatatatatatatatatatatatatatatatatatatatatatatatatatatatatatatatatatatatatatatatatatatatatatatatatatatatatatatatatatacatatatatatatatacatatatatatatatatatatatatatatatatatatatatatatatatatatatacatatatatatatatatatatatatatatatatatatatatatatatatatatatatatatatatatatatatatatatatatatatatatatatataaatttgttgtaACTTACCAAATTTGTGGTTTACAGATAAACTTAATTGCCGTTGACCCTCAAAATAAGTTTCGAAAAAATGTTCGTCTCGTTAACTCTCGCTGAAGTTCCAAAATAATTCCTTCGGTAGCCTAGGATGTAAAATGTCACCGACGCTTGATCCACATGAAACGAAAAACTCCCCTTTCTTATGAAAACGCTGTACTAATTTGCTTTTGCGTCTTCCAGGGAATACAATCGTCGATTGGCgcggataaaaataaatataagattatattgcTCCCGGATGAATAGTTACACAATAATTTTCAGGTTACGAATTACACCCAGCGCACGAGACCGTCACAGAGAGACGCTCCCCTGCCTATCTCACAGCGACCGAATAGAAAGTGTTTACATACCAGTCGaaagaagttgtcaacagcagcGCAACTACAGCGATTCAACTACCCGAGAGTTGTGACAacgatattttgtttatttttaaaaataaatgttcatacTGGCACGACATCAATTGCACGACTTTACAGCTTAGAAAAGAATGTGATTGTATTCCACATCTAGATTCACATATGAGAAAGCAGGACTGAAGGCGAAACAAACCATGATAAACAACCTGCATTAACAGCGGCCTGATGGTCGTTAAGTCGTTTATCTAACTGCCGTCTGACTGACCGTGTACCCATCTTCTGTAATCCCTTCGATTTGATTGGTTGTCTGCGGTTAGGGAGAGTTTACATTCTCGAGAAGTGCGCGAGTAGACAGTAACAGATCTGGTGTTTCAACGACTTGTATTGTCTGCGGTgcagtgtcttcttcttcttgtggatAACGTGACGAAATCTTGTAAGGGATTGGGACTGAATTACGTACACGTTCTCCTATTGGATTATAAAGGGgcgttattaatattatttttgttatttaccacGGTGTTGCAGTGATGAATGTTCTTGTTTTAAAAATAGGCTTTGCAAAATTAGGTGAATGGAAAAGTTGAGCGTGCTGGGAAAAGGCTTGCGTAGGCTTATAATTTTTTCACTCGAGGcgtcttgaaaaaataaaattacctcagttgaaatgttaaaaaaaggaagTCTTACTAGGCTTCAAAGTATGCTTCCTTGAACGATGCTGTCTTTTACCTCATACTTGCACCTTGCAAACAGGTGCATGCAAGTGTCTTAAACTAAGTGCCAATAACATCTGAGGAAAATAACATCTGGGAATGAGGTAAACGATATCGAATTCAACTTTGAAGAGAAAATCTCGAACAATTTGCGAGCATTTCGGAATACGATGAAGTTAAAGACGCTATCGTTCGCTGGTTATCGAGCAGTCGTGTTGAAAGGCTTGCTTTAATAGAGCAGTCCCGAAGTGATCAAGTTGGTTTTACACGAGTGAGACCATAAAATGAAAGCATTGGTGCTGAGAGTTGTAGATCCCgtgttaaaatattaagaaaaaaaaatgattatccaAGTAAAGGACACGCCTGGGATTATATTTTTCCCAGCTTTACCTCACGTCAGTCTTGTGGTAACATTTCTCTTtacttaaagatatatatatatttttttgtgtgtattggtCGACTTTGCCAATGTTGTTACTACCCTACGTTGTCTCGAGTGGTAGATCCGAGGAAAACTTGAACACCTCCGTAGGTCTAGTCATTGTAGACCTAAGCGAGAAGACTATTGTAATCGAATTGGTGAGCTCGGATGTTAACAACCGTAAAAGTTCGGCCTGCGGTTGGGTTAATCCAGTCCCACGGACCTTTTTATTTAAGACAGCCTTAGGCCAGCCATTCAAGTCACCAGTGTGGTTATGGCGTGAAGGCTTCGGGAGGCTGGCCTGTTGTGAACGTCCAGACTCTGTGCTAGCAACAGAGGCAAGCTGCCAGTTGGCAGCTAATTTTAGTTTGTTCACAGGGTAACAAAAAGACTGTGAATTATTAcaatggaaagaagaaaggatatCTCCCCATATAGTAGAATTTTCCTTCATATAGTTCAAGAATGCCAAGACACaaactgtatatatgaaattctatTGATTTTAGTAAAACCAAATCTGTATACGAAGTGGAATGGCAAGGAAGTTTTTTTGgaatgtattttaatgtaaaattaataattccGATGATGGGTGAAGTCACAACTCAAGAAGAATGAACATTTGCTTTTAAGGCACCAGTGTCCCATTTATCCTTTTACAATCAAGTATGATGGCGTATATAAGAGCATAGTGTCAATTATACAAGCATAATATTAAAtaagttacataaataaaataagaaactaacTTCAATTTTATGTGAGATGTTTGAAGACTTTTGGGAGACTTTTTGTTTCAGagaaattaaagttaatttttgtaGTTTCCAAAAGCGTTGTGAGTAATGGGAGACCATTAAtttactgacaaaataaaaacaaaataaaccatGAAATTTTCCAGCTACTAAAATTTGCGTTCTCTCCTGTGATTGTTGGAGCACACCACGGTATATTGTTATGCGGAGCTGGacaataacttaatttttaacaCATCCCTCCCAAACGTCCATTGTTCTTCTATTTGCTCTTAAATTCATATCCTTTATCGTCCACTTGGAAGGAAATCACAAGAGTTACTCGTCGACTCTTCATGGAGATGTGACGTCACTTTGAAACCGCGTGACCTCATTTGACTAATCCCGTGCAAGGTCTGCAGTCTCTTGCCTTTCCATCTTTGATCTAGATTCAGTCTACGTGACCTCATTTGGCCAAATTTGGGTAAATTCTGATAGTGCTTGTCCCACCATTTCCTACCTGGGTTTGACGTATGTGACCTCATTCAGTCAGTGCTGGGTCAAGCCTTTGATAGCTTGGGCTGCTGATCTTGATAGCACACACCTGATTTCATTCCTAAGCTGACCCTGGGTCAAGTCTAGTTTCCATCCACACGATCTTGCTTAACCAGTTCCAGGTCAAGTAAGTTTGTGATAATTTTCCCTGCTATTTCCACATTACCTTATTCGACCAGGGCTGGGTCAAGTCTTTGAACACTTGCCCTGATATACCTGATCTGGATTCAGTCCACCCAACCTCATTCAGCTAGTCCTGGGTCAAGACAAGAGCTGCTTTCCCTGCCATTTCCAATCTAGTCTCAGTTCATGCGACCTTATTTAGCACATGACCTTATTTGAAGAATCCTGAGTCAAATCTGTGATTGCCTACCTTGTCACTTCTGATCTGGATTAAGTCCATGTTACCTTATTCAGGCAATCTTTGATCAAGTCTACAATTGCATCCCTGCCATAACTGATACAGATTCAGCTTGCCTAGCCTTATTCAACCAATCCTGTGTCAAGTCTGCAATCACTTTTCCCACCGTTTCCAATCTGGGTTCAGTTCATGCAATACCATAACCAATCCTGGGTTAAGTTTTCAATTATTTACCTCTATGATTTGGAGTTGGTTTAAATGTTCAGCACCATAACATGTAAGATAGATTTGAACCAAACATTTGAACCAATTACAATGTTCAGCATTATAACAAGTAAGATGGATTATTCTTGTACATTAAGGTTATCTACTCTTTTTAAGAGAGCTGGAAGGCTTTTTGTAgcatttataaaagaaacatttagTGGGTTCTACCGTAGATAACTTTGATAAGTTCATGAGTTTGAAGTTCTGCAGCTCTACAAGTTAGTTTGAACTTGAATTACATGATTTTGTGTGTGAAGCTTAGATATGTCTCCAAGCTTGTGTGTGAGACTTAGATATGTCTCCAAGCTTGTTTGTGAAGTTTGGTAATGGCACAAAGTTTTGAAATGGGAACAGTTTGTGGGTGAATTTTGATAATATCAGTGAATTTGTGCAGAAAATTTAGTAATGGAATGACCTTGTTTGCAAAATTTGGGAATGGGTATAAGTTTGTGAAGTTTGGAAATATTCTTGAAATTTGTACGTGAAATTTGTTAGTGGTGGAGGCTTCTGCACGATGTTTGGTAATTGCGTGAGTGTGCATATTGTAAGAACAGCAAGTTTAAATGTTGCCATAAGGACTAACCTTTCTGTAAGTGTTGTAAGATTTATGGTGCTTTAGGTTGGGTTAGATTGGAGGGAGTTCCAATGTCAGGTTAGGAACTGatgccttaggttaggttaggtaagagTTTATTCCTGCTAAGTTGAGGCTTTCtggtgaattttaatgttttaaagcaTTTGTTTTTCCTGGAAATCCAGTTTTATGAATTACAGAAGCTGTCCCAAACTCAAGGAGTATGGATTTCAGAGAGCAGATACAACATTCATTGGAAGCAAATGAAGACTAGAAAAACCATTTTTACAAGGGTattctcatttgcatattattGGGCACAGCTGGAAACTTGTTTTTTGGACGAGTACACAGAAGCAACCATTGGTGGTAAGAAATatggtataaagaaaaaaatatacaaaagaagtgcctggaaaaaatgttttatgcatGTATTGTAGCAccaaaaagactgaaaaggtaTGTAATAATCCAACTTAGCCTAACCCAACCTCACCTCAGTTGGGATGCAAACTCTGCCTAGACTGGTATAATCTCACCTTGTACAACTAACCTCATAGCCTTTAACCACCAAGTCAAATGCCAATCTTAACCATAACCAAATGCCAATCTCAATCATTACCAAGAATgttgcctaacctaacctaacctcagtTGGGATGCGAAACTATGACTCGACTGAGACCATCTCCTCCTATACATCCCCATAACCTTTGAACATTGAGTTGAATGCCACTCCTAAGCCTATCAAGAGTGCATTAACctgcctagcctaacctaacctcatcTCAGTTGGGATGGATACAAGCTCTGCCTAGACTGAGATTATCTTTTACTGGACATCCCCATAACCTTTGAACATTACGAGTCAAATGTCAATCCTAACCTCACCAAGAATGCAGCAAcctccctagcctaacctaacctcatcCCAGCAGGGATGGAAGCTCTGTGTAGACTGAGATCAATGAGTCAAATGCCAATCCTAACCTTAATAAGAATGCAGCAATCTACCTGACCGTAGAGTCTGGGATCTTTGAACCATAACCTGTGTAACTTCGCTCAAAATGCTTGCCCAACAAGGCTGCCTTACTTAACCTCACCAAAAAATGCTCAACCAAGCCTACCATAACTttaaaaacactcaaaaacaaaaacaaaaaagtgaaaccAAGGCTTGAAAAGTATGTGATGGCTTGGGTTTTTGTATTAGTGTAAGAATGTGTTTACACTAAGAAGAAACTGTCAaattatctacaaaaaaaaaaaaaaaaaaattataacctgcATATTGCTTtctgaacaaataaaacattcttcAGCACATAGACACTAGCAACAACCATTACCATACCCTGTTTTGAGAGAATTAGTGGATCACCAGATATGACACTGTCTAACCATCTAAAAAGtgctcagcagttttcatttttgattGTTTAAATGCAGTCATTCCTAAGGTTCTTGAAGGGAGTGTTGAAGCAAATTTTTCAAACTTCTGTTCATGCACAGTGTTTTTGTGGATTAGTTATCCATGTTTTTGCCGTCCTTGactgtttttatgaaagtttttgacTCTGTTCTTCCTTTTCAGAATATACACTTTCTGCCTGAAGTTGAGAAAGGGTCCATTGAGGTTATCCAAAACAGTGACGGTGAGTAAgcataatgaaatttaaagataGGTATTGCTTATCAAGATTAGAACCTAAGTTTTATTAGggccatttatttatttcgttatttgtattttgatgtgattcattagtttattatatttttatactaaaatttgCATACTTATAAATTTGCTTATATTTGTTACATGTATAtttaatacatttgtatttttttaaatactgttatatttaaccattttacatatattaaatgtattttttggtAAAATCCTGAATATTTGTATTGAacttgtgtttatatatgaatattatgcttttatttttttgtacttacATTCTTGTTTATGATTGCTTGTATACAAATATGATGTTTAAAATCCGTATATCgtggaatattttatttaagtatatttatgacTATTTGAAATGGAAAGCACACTTTTGCGCTTTTTTTAACCGAATGAAGCAACTGAACCTAATGCATTTTGTCTGTGGAAAGTATTTAGGATAATCACCGTTTAAAACTTCTAATCCTCATGGCCCAGGGAAATGAAAACCACCTATGCGGACAGATAAGTTGacacaaaactaaaatatgaattttaaaatatgaattttaacttCAACTATTTAGTCTCGGAGTCTTTTGTGATAGAAGGGCAGGTTTTTATGCCTATAAATTGGCTCATCGCAATTTCGATCATTTAGGAATTTAATCACAACAGTTTTATCACAGGAAATGTCAGTGGGATCTGTCACACTATAGCAGCTGTGAGCACTCAGATCGTAATTATATCAGTTCctgtcattacttaaggttctccgctgcgttccttcggcccctagctgcaacccctgtcattcctttttactgtacttccgttcgtattctttctttcatcttcctttccacccgccccctaacaatttatttattgtgcaactgcgaggtttttcctcctgtcaaCACCTTTCAAAcgaccttactgtcaatttcagcgctgaatgacctcataggtcccagcgcttggcctttggcctcaatccTATATTCTGTCTAGCCTGTCATTTTGTCTGCCAATCCATCTGCTAATGATGAAGGTATGAAGCTCTACATAATCTTAATATCTGTAAAATTAGACTTGAGCCGTCATATTCATCATCTATTTATAactggtattaattttttttttttttagtgactgcCAGTCTAGGCCTTAATTATAGGTCAagtaagaacttaaaaaaaaaaaaaaaaaatttgatcacCTCCAAGAGGGTTTCCTTTACTAAATGTTGTTCCACATTTTTGCTGACTCGGCCggtttaaaagaatataaatatggtTCAGTGTTGTGTATTGCCtaaccatcattattattttacacataaTTTTCAAAGGAGTTGTCTTGTAACAGTTGAGTAAGGTAGCTACTGAAAAGCTGAATGACGTAGTTACTGATCATTGGCTATCTGCATCTCTCAGGGTATTTTCGTGTCGTTATCACAAAAGCTGTGATCAAGGTCTAGGCTGGGAATTCTCTAAGGCTATCGACGAGGGATTGGCTAGTTTTCCTGTTGTCAGCGTTGAAGGTACCACTTACTTGCTCAGAAAAGTGCACAAGTACTTTGACAACCGCCTCACTGCTGCCAACTGGGATACCACTAGTATCGTCCATAACTCGAAGTATACAGAATTTGGAAATTTTCAGAAAAGGTAACTCCCCACGAAAGTAAAATTGTCTTGATGCCTTGTAAATCTTTTGACACTGTTTTAAGTGTACCAGTAgcataaattgtattttctatcTGCATTCCAGATGTCGTACATAGGCCAGTTTGATAACTGTAACTGGGCAGGGCCCTATGCTGGTTTTGGGCACCCGATGAATGCGTCACATGTACCACATAATGGTGAGTTTTTACGCCAAATGAATTGGACCCAGTCGCCTTGCGTACAACAAGAAAGATTTATAGATAACTGCAGAGGACGCCACAACCCATACGCTTATCGTAACAATCGCTCCAGTGACTCTTACGTACCTGATCAAAATTGGCGCTCTAGTAATAGAAAGACCCATAGAGAAAGTCACCATCCGTATGTTTACAACTATTATCACAATAACTACTCTTATTTAGCAGGTCGTGATGAGTTCTGCAGTGATAGAACGAGCCAAGTAAGCTCACCCAATATAAGTCAAATGAAGACTTTTTCAAACAGAAATGGTCCGGTGCCATTCGCGTATGAAACTCAAGTTGACTATCTTTCTAACATTTCCTTCCGTAGAACGGAAAATTCTCGACCGAAAGATTCGTCAACGCCTGCCCCTGGACCTTTAAGGAACCACAGCACACTGACACCCAACGCTCAAAGCTTAAGGCCTTCTGTACCTATTAATCCTTGTAATTTTCCAAGAATTTCACTGAACATTCCAGACAGACGGGAAAATGGTACAGGTTTACTGATGCCTGTTAGGCCTGgctctgaaaatacaaaatttatagaGAATTGGCACGGACACTCATCAAATTCTACATTTCCTGTATATTCTCAGTCTACAAGAAAAGTACAAGGTTTGAATGGTGCCCCAACAGAGCAATCGTACATACAAAATAAGCAGGCTTTAGCAATAAATCACTACAACAAAACTGCTTCAACGGTAAGTGAACTGAACGGAAGTAATGCTCTTTATATTCCTGTGAAATTTCTTGTGGTTACCAATTCCCAAAAGCAGAATGGGCTTTCTCTGAGCATGGCAGCATCACAGGGAAATCCTCAGTCATTGAGCAATGCTCCAAGAATATGCTTACAAGATGGGTCCTATAGAGATAGTGTGAACCGGACAATATCAGAACAGAGATCAGGACAGGTAACCTCTAGCAAAACTCCTAATGCCATTGCAAGACCTGTGCAGAATTGGAGgagtaataattacaattatcaGACCCAGAATAGCCTTTATTCTTCAGCTCCTCCGTCACAAGGAGAACTTCGCTCATCTTGGCATTATCCCACAATGTGCTTTGAGGATGGTTCACAAAATCAATCACTGAGCAAGGGCTCTCAACCAGCAACAGACCAGGGAATCTGGAGGACTTCTACCGGCCGTGTTAACAGGCAAGTTAACAATGTAACGTCGCAACCACACCATAATAACACCGAAATCGGTAAGAAGCAAGATTATTTAACAAAATCCATGCCCCCTGATTTAGTGCAGGGAACTAATGTAAGTGAAGAGCGGCCTGAGATTGTAGAAGGCTCTTGTAATGTGTTAGCAGGAAGGAACATAGCAGCCGAAATTGAGGAAAATCCTTGTCAGTCTAGCCATAGATATAATTCTGACTGTGACCCggataatttcattataaaaacagatTATTTTTATCAGGAAGAGGTGCAGTTATCCACGAATAAATGTAATACACTGGGCGAGGGTATCCTTCGTAATGAGTTTTTTGAGGAATGTTTGTCTGATGTGAGAAATGCAAAAGTagaggagaaggagaattttCCGGGTGATACTTTCTCGTCAAAGTTCAAGGAAGTTCCATTAGAACGAACTTTAAACGAAGATTTACCTGGTAACGTGAAAGACAGGGCAAGTATCGGCGACGTCCTACAAAGCCGCGATTCATTATTTGGTCAccacaagaggagaaagttggagGGGGATTACGATAAGAAAACACAAGGCGAGTCCAGTAGAGCTAGTAGAATTCCCTTGCATTTAACCTCCTCAAGTTTTTATGTATCGAATCTCAAGCGAGAAGATGACTCGCACCACGGGCAAGATGATAGAAGGGAAGTTGCCTTTCATACCGGTAACGGAAATCCTCTAGTGGCTGTAAACAAAGAGGGTGTTACGGGCCCTCCATGTTTAAGCACGAAAACCACAAATGATGTCCTcagtaaaactgaaatattaaattcCCCACTTACATTTTTTGAAGATGTGAAATGCGATGATGTCGAAATTGATTTAAATGATACATTTACATATGAGGCTGCTGCGCCTTCTCAAAATATGGACGAAAAAGTCGTAATTGAAGATTTCCCTCTGCAagactttgaacttgaaaaatgcGATGATATTGAAATTGTGTTTACTAAGATGAAGAAGGAACTCCTTCCCTCTCCTAAGGTTGAATGTAAGGCTCTTGTAGGAGACGAAAATACTGACGAAGGTATAAAACCGAATGAACTGGACAAGCCTAGTGAGCCGCTTCTCAATACGGGAAATATTAATGGCGAAGAAATTTTATCCAGTGAAGATTTACAGCTTGCGAATTGCGATAATATCGACGTTGAAGAAATTGAGTTCAGTGATACAGATTTAAGACTGTCTCCTGTAGTGGAAGAGGAAGTTGTTGACAGATGCCCAAAGGGGCATTTCCTTCACCCCTATCATGCAACCTTCAACTTGAAGACTGGGAAAATTGTTGTGCCCTGTAAGAAATGCAACTGCATCATTTCCATGAAGAGCAGGGTAAATTCTTTGTAAGTAATAAATTGCTCGATTGAAATCTA
Proteins encoded:
- the LOC136844878 gene encoding uncharacterized protein yields the protein MSYIGQFDNCNWAGPYAGFGHPMNASHVPHNGEFLRQMNWTQSPCVQQERFIDNCRGRHNPYAYRNNRSSDSYVPDQNWRSSNRKTHRESHHPYVYNYYHNNYSYLAGRDEFCSDRTSQVSSPNISQMKTFSNRNGPVPFAYETQVDYLSNISFRRTENSRPKDSSTPAPGPLRNHSTLTPNAQSLRPSVPINPCNFPRISLNIPDRRENGTGLLMPVRPGSENTKFIENWHGHSSNSTFPVYSQSTRKVQGLNGAPTEQSYIQNKQALAINHYNKTASTVSELNGSNALYIPVKFLVVTNSQKQNGLSLSMAASQGNPQSLSNAPRICLQDGSYRDSVNRTISEQRSGQVTSSKTPNAIARPVQNWRSNNYNYQTQNSLYSSAPPSQGELRSSWHYPTMCFEDGSQNQSLSKGSQPATDQGIWRTSTGRVNRQVNNVTSQPHHNNTEIGKKQDYLTKSMPPDLVQGTNVSEERPEIVEGSCNVLAGRNIAAEIEENPCQSSHRYNSDCDPDNFIIKTDYFYQEEVQLSTNKCNTLGEGILRNEFFEECLSDVRNAKVEEKENFPGDTFSSKFKEVPLERTLNEDLPGNVKDRASIGDVLQSRDSLFGHHKRRKLEGDYDKKTQGESSRASRIPLHLTSSSFYVSNLKREDDSHHGQDDRREVAFHTGNGNPLVAVNKEGVTGPPCLSTKTTNDVLSKTEILNSPLTFFEDVKCDDVEIDLNDTFTYEAAAPSQNMDEKVVIEDFPLQDFELEKCDDIEIVFTKMKKELLPSPKVECKALVGDENTDEGIKPNELDKPSEPLLNTGNINGEEILSSEDLQLANCDNIDVEEIEFSDTDLRLSPVVEEEVVDRCPKGHFLHPYHATFNLKTGKIVVPCKKCNCIISMKSRVNSL